The following proteins are co-located in the Primulina tabacum isolate GXHZ01 chromosome 11, ASM2559414v2, whole genome shotgun sequence genome:
- the LOC142518590 gene encoding uncharacterized protein LOC142518590, with the protein MAAVRHTVVLAIILVLQSYLSTSNSAPLFGNLCQESNLCGKGNCLASNNSAFGYTCECDSGWKQSGDQDDESLQFLPCVIPNCSLNDDCVNASTPVPNNDKPASSFLDPCFWTNCGGGKCVKTSAFRSTCVCGDGYYNLFNATNFPCYKQCAFGADCTSLGISLGNTSTSSSPATPSTSNGGESLIRRAGVVCLSGMMTVLAMVVCHFV; encoded by the exons ATGGCTGCGGTTCGTCACACTGTTGTTCTTGCAATTATCCTTGTTCTTCAATCTTATTTGAGCACATCCAATTCCGCCCCTTTGTTTG GGAATTTGTGCCAAGAAAGTAATCTGTGCGGGAAGGGAAATTGCTTAGCTTCAAATAATAGCGCTTTTGGTTACACATGTGAATGCGATTCTGGTTGGAAACAAAGTGGTGATCAAGACGATGAATCTCTCCAGTTCTTGCCTTGTGTGATTCCCAATT GTTCATTAAACGACGACTGCGTCAATGCCTCAACACCGGTGCCTAACAACGACAAGCCTGCTTCATCGTTCTTGGATC CATGCTTCTGGACCAATTGTGGAGGTGGGAAATGCGTGAAAACCTCTGCGTTCAGATCTACTTGCGTATGTGGAGACGGCTACTACAATTTGTTCAATGCCACTAATTTCCCATGCTACAAACAAT GTGCATTCGGAGCAGATTGCACAAGTCTTGGAATCAGCTTGGGCAACACATCAACTTCATCTTCCCCTGCAACCCCCAGTACTAGCAACG GGGGGgaaagcttgatcaggagggcTGGAGTTGTGTGTTTGAGTGGCATGATGACAGTTTTGGCAATGGTTGTGTGCCACtttgtttaa